The following are from one region of the Nostoc cf. commune SO-36 genome:
- a CDS encoding FecCD family ABC transporter permease: MKVDWLVIRSQAISFRIERRVPIILLCLAVAIAVAMVINVGRGEYPISPLDIVKTILGLDTGNPDHLFVIQNLRLPRTLVAFMVGMALAISGTIFQGLTRNPLADPGIIGINAGASLAAVTVIVLFPSAPIYTLPVSAFAGALLMAILIYSLAWNNGSSPILLILMGVGLSAIASAITSLMITFGEISDVSNALVWLAGSVYGRTWEQVFSLLPWLIVFVPMALALARHLNALNLVDDVAKSLGSQVEWQRALLVLVGVALAGSGVATAGNIGFIGLIAPHLGRQLVGATHEGLIPTSALLGGVIVVMADLLGRTLFAPIELPCGIVTAAIGAPYFLYLLIRNRKK; the protein is encoded by the coding sequence ATGAAGGTTGATTGGCTAGTCATTCGTTCCCAAGCGATATCTTTCCGCATCGAGCGACGTGTACCAATCATACTGTTATGTTTGGCAGTAGCGATCGCAGTGGCGATGGTGATAAATGTAGGGCGGGGTGAATATCCAATCTCGCCTTTAGATATCGTGAAAACTATATTGGGTTTAGATACAGGAAACCCAGACCATCTATTCGTGATTCAGAATCTGCGTCTACCCCGCACCCTGGTAGCTTTTATGGTAGGGATGGCGCTGGCAATTTCTGGCACTATCTTCCAAGGGTTGACACGGAATCCATTGGCAGACCCCGGTATTATCGGCATCAATGCTGGGGCGAGTCTGGCGGCAGTTACAGTAATTGTACTATTTCCTTCAGCACCTATTTATACCTTACCTGTCTCAGCTTTTGCTGGTGCTTTGCTGATGGCGATTTTAATTTACTCGCTAGCTTGGAATAACGGTAGTTCCCCGATTTTATTAATTTTAATGGGTGTTGGCTTATCTGCGATCGCCAGTGCTATAACCAGCTTGATGATTACCTTTGGGGAAATTTCTGACGTTAGTAATGCCTTGGTTTGGTTAGCTGGGAGTGTCTACGGCCGGACTTGGGAGCAAGTCTTTTCTCTATTACCTTGGTTAATTGTTTTTGTGCCAATGGCTTTGGCACTAGCAAGGCATTTGAACGCTTTAAATTTAGTAGATGATGTCGCCAAAAGTTTAGGTAGTCAAGTGGAATGGCAACGTGCTTTACTCGTGCTGGTGGGTGTAGCTTTAGCAGGTTCAGGAGTCGCCACCGCCGGAAATATTGGTTTTATTGGTTTAATCGCACCACATTTAGGACGACAGTTGGTAGGTGCAACCCATGAAGGCTTGATTCCTACTTCCGCACTCTTAGGGGGAGTGATTGTTGTGATGGCAGACTTGCTAGGAAGAACACTGTTTGCACCTATCGAACTTCCTTGTGGGATTGTAACTGCTGCTATTGGCGCTCCTTATTTTCTTTATTTATTAATTCGTAACCGCAAAAAATAA
- a CDS encoding ABC transporter ATP-binding protein: MKGLSTKSLSLAYDGALIIRDLNLAIPTGQISGLVGANGCGKSTLLRGLARLLKPRGGTVYLDGTSIFNLSTKEVAQQLGILPQGPVAPEGLTVQDLVAQGRYPYQNWSQQWSAKDEKIVQQALEITDLLKLADRALDTLSGGQRQRAWIAMALAQDTDILLLDEPTTFLDLAHQIEILDLLYELNQNQGRTIVMVLHDLNQACRYADYLVAVKDGRIFAAGEPKLVMTQEMVQEVFGLECRIIPDPVMETPMCVPIGRKGKVVNNKQMYLNS; this comes from the coding sequence ATGAAAGGACTCTCAACCAAAAGTCTGTCTTTAGCTTACGATGGTGCATTGATTATCCGTGACCTGAATTTGGCAATCCCCACTGGACAAATTAGTGGTTTAGTTGGTGCTAATGGTTGTGGTAAATCAACGTTGCTAAGAGGTTTAGCAAGATTGCTTAAACCCCGTGGCGGTACGGTATATCTTGATGGAACATCTATTTTTAATCTTTCCACCAAAGAAGTAGCACAGCAGTTAGGTATTTTGCCCCAAGGGCCAGTAGCACCGGAAGGATTAACGGTGCAAGATTTGGTAGCACAAGGACGTTATCCTTATCAAAATTGGTCGCAGCAGTGGTCGGCAAAAGATGAAAAAATCGTGCAGCAAGCACTAGAAATTACAGATTTGTTGAAATTAGCAGATAGAGCATTAGATACTTTGTCTGGTGGACAACGACAAAGAGCTTGGATTGCAATGGCGTTGGCGCAAGATACAGATATTTTACTTTTAGATGAACCGACCACTTTTTTAGATTTGGCGCACCAGATAGAGATTTTGGATTTGTTGTATGAGTTGAACCAAAATCAAGGGCGGACAATTGTGATGGTGCTGCATGATTTAAATCAGGCGTGTCGTTATGCTGATTACTTAGTTGCAGTTAAAGATGGTCGAATTTTTGCTGCTGGGGAACCAAAGCTAGTGATGACTCAAGAAATGGTTCAAGAAGTTTTTGGGTTAGAGTGCCGAATTATTCCTGACCCAGTGATGGAGACACCAATGTGTGTACCGATAGGACGTAAGGGAAAAGTAGTAAATAACAAACAAATGTACTTAAATTCCTGA